From the Patescibacteria group bacterium genome, one window contains:
- a CDS encoding DUF167 domain-containing protein, which yields MKTLNELFTEFEKTGRLTLRVKVIPKSVENAIVGFLDEQTLKIRVAATPEKGKANAELKKFLAGEFSVPRENVTILSGAADSLKLIRLEK from the coding sequence ATGAAAACACTGAATGAACTTTTTACCGAATTTGAAAAAACCGGGCGGCTGACGCTGCGCGTGAAAGTTATTCCGAAGTCAGTCGAAAACGCCATCGTTGGATTCTTGGACGAGCAGACGCTCAAGATTCGCGTCGCGGCGACGCCGGAAAAAGGTAAAGCGAATGCCGAGCTGAAAAAATTTCTTGCTGGCGAGTTCAGTGTTCCCCGGGAAAATGTGACGATTCTCTCCGGCGCGGCTGATTCGCTCAAGTTGATTCGTCTCGAGAAATGA
- the ftsZ gene encoding cell division protein FtsZ translates to MSDNFKNLFGGAGRGTGSSSSSSQEINPGISPVAKIKVIGVGGSGNNALNRMIKAQVSGVEFIAINTDAQALYHNNAPLKINIGKGTTRGLGAGSDQNVGKKAAEESSEEIRGHLENTDMVFITCGMGGGTGTGAAPVIAEMAKEAGALTVAVVTKPFTFEGEKRGDRAVSGIEDLKSKVDTLITIPNDKILSIIDKKTPIHDAFTVVDDVLRQGVQGISDLITIHGMINVDFADVKNIMQNAGSALMGIGYGTGENRAVEAARAAIDSPLLEQQIDGAKGLLFNVTGGNDLSMFEVDEAAKVITAAADPSANIIFGAVIDDSYTGEIKITVIATGFDDKPKTPAAAKRNVSTRSFAFGSPLARPEIDDLEVPAFIRKKVK, encoded by the coding sequence ATGTCTGATAACTTCAAAAATCTTTTCGGCGGAGCAGGGCGCGGCACTGGCTCGAGCTCGTCTTCTTCCCAAGAGATTAATCCTGGCATTTCTCCAGTCGCGAAAATCAAAGTCATCGGCGTGGGTGGTTCCGGCAACAACGCGCTCAACCGCATGATCAAAGCGCAAGTCAGCGGCGTCGAATTCATCGCGATCAATACCGACGCGCAGGCGCTTTATCACAACAATGCGCCGCTCAAAATTAACATCGGCAAAGGTACGACGCGCGGTCTCGGTGCTGGCTCCGATCAGAATGTTGGCAAGAAAGCCGCCGAAGAATCTTCCGAAGAAATTCGCGGTCATCTCGAAAACACGGACATGGTTTTCATTACCTGCGGCATGGGCGGTGGTACGGGCACGGGTGCAGCGCCGGTGATTGCCGAGATGGCGAAAGAAGCGGGCGCACTTACAGTCGCCGTCGTCACCAAGCCATTCACTTTCGAAGGTGAGAAGCGCGGCGATCGTGCAGTCAGCGGCATCGAAGATTTGAAGAGCAAGGTCGACACGCTGATTACGATTCCGAATGACAAAATTCTTTCCATTATCGATAAGAAAACGCCGATTCACGATGCGTTCACCGTCGTCGACGATGTTTTGCGTCAGGGTGTGCAGGGGATTTCCGACCTCATCACGATTCACGGAATGATCAATGTGGACTTCGCCGATGTGAAAAACATTATGCAAAATGCCGGCTCGGCTTTGATGGGCATCGGCTACGGCACAGGTGAAAATCGTGCGGTCGAAGCCGCGCGTGCTGCGATTGATTCACCATTACTGGAGCAACAAATCGACGGTGCGAAAGGTTTGCTCTTCAATGTGACGGGTGGCAACGATCTCTCGATGTTCGAAGTCGACGAGGCAGCGAAAGTCATCACAGCCGCCGCCGATCCGAGCGCGAATATCATCTTCGGCGCGGTCATCGACGACAGCTACACAGGTGAAATCAAGATTACTGTCATCGCGACCGGTTTCGACGATAAGCCAAAAACTCCAGCTGCGGCGAAGCGCAATGTCTCGACGCGATCTTTTGCTTTCGGTTCGCCGCTCGCGCGACCAGAAATTGATGATCTCGAAGTGCCGGCTTTCATTCGCAAGAAAGTTAAATAA
- the holA gene encoding DNA polymerase III subunit delta yields MPALLFFGEHNFLIQKEVQRLVAEFKQQQGDLNLAILEARESDEGKIIAAAETPPFLGKARLVIVRDFDFKKSSERLANFIMSVPEYTTLIVTAKTADARTKLFKALRDSGTVKEFAPPKPAEFKKWLAAEITRVGLAIEPAAVELLATFTLGDCAAAVNELAKLKTFAGTGKISRADVRALTHPNLHVSVFNLTDAIGARRIESALADLHDIVDRGENLVQIFFMVVRQFRILLNLNALAARNLPPAEIARELKLHPFVVQNSLQQARNFSEAELLAAHAKLLAIDVAMKTGRLNYSSTNPGEFALALEKFIVSFA; encoded by the coding sequence ATGCCCGCGCTACTTTTTTTTGGCGAACATAATTTTCTGATTCAGAAAGAAGTTCAGCGGCTTGTCGCAGAATTCAAGCAGCAACAAGGCGATCTCAATCTCGCGATTTTGGAAGCACGCGAAAGCGACGAAGGCAAAATCATCGCCGCAGCTGAGACGCCGCCATTTTTGGGCAAGGCGCGGCTCGTCATCGTGCGCGATTTCGATTTCAAAAAATCTTCTGAGCGGCTCGCAAACTTCATCATGAGCGTACCGGAATATACGACGCTCATCGTGACGGCGAAAACAGCGGACGCGCGCACGAAACTTTTCAAAGCTTTGCGCGATAGCGGCACGGTGAAAGAATTCGCCCCGCCGAAACCGGCAGAATTCAAGAAGTGGCTCGCGGCGGAAATCACGCGGGTCGGTTTGGCGATTGAGCCAGCGGCGGTGGAATTGCTCGCGACTTTCACCCTCGGCGATTGCGCCGCAGCAGTGAACGAGCTCGCGAAACTCAAAACTTTTGCGGGCACTGGGAAAATTTCGCGCGCCGATGTGCGCGCGCTCACGCATCCCAATCTGCATGTTTCGGTTTTTAATTTGACTGACGCGATTGGCGCGCGCCGCATCGAGAGCGCGCTCGCCGACCTCCACGACATCGTCGACCGCGGTGAAAACTTGGTGCAAATTTTTTTTATGGTCGTGCGCCAATTTCGGATTTTGCTGAATTTGAATGCGCTCGCCGCCCGCAATCTCCCACCCGCCGAAATCGCTCGCGAGTTGAAACTGCATCCTTTCGTCGTGCAAAATTCTTTGCAACAGGCGCGCAATTTTTCGGAAGCGGAGCTTTTGGCAGCGCACGCGAAACTGCTCGCCATCGATGTCGCGATGAAAACCGGACGACTGAATTACTCGTCGACCAACCCAGGCGAATTCGCACTCGCGCTCGAAAAATTCATTGTCAGCTTTGCTTGA
- a CDS encoding HD domain-containing phosphohydrolase: protein MKDSRDTNADEAKSVLHDLKITGETLRAARSKKDVIDFTIRIFRKLGFDRVRVWLIDEDRKIYYGAKASYLPDAEFQKAQTSLDGKVLPNDYVSYLKKKKPYRNTTMPLLKKFFGDFNSNYTVGFPMLAGKKLLGVVSVDNLFSGRKIDLEGSETKIMPFVNHIALVLNRVITDEKIKAVNRELKNKIDEATKKLKTKNEILEKLAHYDQLTSLPNRRFLQKFLSERLHRKNKSFIYAMLDIDFLKHVNDTRGHNAGDQLLVKLGAILKKDQDIEFAARFAGDEFAFLLRNLSRAKRDQALQRILRKIKKTTGHTASIGCISLPHPEVASLTDLMRLADDALYHAKHTGRNRFVCAGEKNEQIHSFAERKLNLQKIEEQGTFALDYIRQLAAINKISEILRTAKNEQQIFHKIVSTFRSELAFRRVLIFARNGNHELKIVAHSQKFEKELAAEILDLTKALNLPHQIEQVGRARRIITIDTQKKMFTELQKFKIGNALLIPLIGRKHILGMIFAEHDQQKKFRKSDFDFFLTLGDQIENGVAKARAGAEIESFNRKLKKEVDAATTQLKKYSNSLEEKVHDNQELREKEQRAHFELISALVTSIEEKDIYTRGHSVRVASYAVKLGRALGLKKKTLTNLRYAGLLHDVGKVAVDQSILQKRTALSESETRELENHPNIGAKIVSSAKFLEAATAAIREHHERWDGSGYPSGIIGKKILLEARIIAIADAYDAMITRRSYGRKMNRLEAIRELEIGSGKQFDPELAKIFIQLLKSGHMRKPKSKFSKI, encoded by the coding sequence GTGAAAGACTCTCGCGATACAAATGCCGACGAAGCCAAATCTGTTTTGCATGACCTCAAAATTACAGGTGAGACCCTCCGCGCGGCACGCAGTAAGAAGGATGTGATTGATTTTACGATTCGAATTTTTCGCAAACTTGGTTTCGACCGCGTACGAGTTTGGCTCATCGACGAAGATCGCAAAATTTATTACGGCGCGAAAGCGAGCTACTTACCGGATGCCGAATTCCAAAAAGCCCAGACCTCGCTCGACGGCAAAGTTTTGCCCAATGATTATGTTTCGTACCTAAAGAAAAAAAAACCCTATCGCAATACGACGATGCCGCTTTTGAAAAAATTTTTTGGTGACTTCAATTCCAACTACACCGTCGGTTTCCCGATGCTAGCCGGCAAAAAACTTTTGGGTGTAGTCTCGGTGGATAATTTATTTTCTGGACGCAAAATTGATCTGGAAGGCAGCGAAACCAAGATCATGCCGTTTGTGAATCACATCGCGCTAGTGCTAAACCGCGTGATTACCGATGAAAAAATCAAGGCTGTAAATCGCGAACTGAAAAACAAAATTGATGAAGCGACGAAAAAGCTAAAAACGAAAAACGAAATTTTGGAAAAGCTGGCGCATTACGATCAGCTGACCAGCCTGCCCAATCGCCGCTTTCTGCAAAAATTTTTAAGTGAACGCCTGCACCGCAAAAATAAATCTTTTATTTACGCGATGCTTGACATCGATTTTTTGAAACATGTCAACGACACTCGCGGTCACAACGCCGGAGATCAGCTGCTCGTGAAGCTCGGCGCAATTTTGAAAAAAGATCAGGATATCGAATTCGCTGCGCGTTTCGCTGGCGACGAATTTGCGTTTTTGCTTCGCAACCTTAGCCGAGCCAAGCGCGACCAAGCCCTGCAAAGAATTCTGCGCAAGATTAAAAAAACAACTGGGCACACTGCCAGTATCGGCTGCATCAGTTTGCCCCACCCCGAAGTTGCTTCGCTCACAGATTTGATGCGTCTCGCCGACGATGCGCTTTATCATGCAAAACACACCGGGCGCAATCGCTTCGTCTGCGCGGGTGAAAAAAATGAGCAAATTCACTCATTCGCAGAACGCAAATTAAATTTACAAAAAATTGAGGAGCAGGGCACTTTCGCGCTCGACTACATCCGCCAGCTCGCCGCGATTAATAAAATTTCGGAGATTCTGCGCACGGCGAAAAACGAGCAGCAAATTTTTCACAAAATCGTTTCCACTTTCCGCAGTGAGCTCGCCTTCAGGCGCGTCCTGATTTTTGCACGCAACGGAAACCATGAATTAAAAATTGTGGCGCATTCTCAAAAATTCGAAAAAGAATTGGCTGCCGAAATTCTCGACTTAACCAAGGCGCTCAATTTGCCGCATCAAATCGAACAAGTCGGACGCGCGCGGCGGATTATCACGATTGATACGCAAAAAAAAATGTTCACCGAACTGCAAAAATTCAAAATCGGCAACGCGCTCCTGATTCCGCTCATTGGCAGAAAACACATCTTGGGAATGATTTTCGCAGAACACGACCAGCAGAAAAAATTCCGCAAAAGTGATTTTGATTTTTTTCTCACACTCGGCGATCAAATCGAAAATGGTGTCGCCAAAGCCCGCGCGGGCGCGGAGATCGAAAGCTTCAACCGTAAACTTAAAAAGGAAGTCGATGCAGCGACAACTCAGCTAAAAAAATATTCCAACTCACTCGAAGAAAAAGTCCACGACAATCAAGAGCTGCGCGAAAAAGAACAACGGGCGCATTTCGAATTGATTTCTGCACTCGTCACAAGCATCGAGGAAAAAGATATTTACACGCGCGGTCACTCCGTGCGAGTCGCGAGCTACGCGGTGAAGCTCGGGCGCGCGCTCGGTCTGAAGAAAAAGACGCTCACCAATCTGCGCTACGCCGGACTACTGCACGATGTCGGCAAAGTCGCCGTCGATCAGTCAATTTTGCAAAAACGCACCGCACTCAGCGAGAGCGAAACGCGCGAGCTGGAAAACCATCCAAATATCGGCGCGAAAATTGTCTCGTCGGCCAAATTTTTGGAAGCCGCGACAGCAGCCATCCGTGAGCACCACGAACGCTGGGACGGCTCGGGCTACCCTAGCGGCATCATCGGTAAAAAAATTCTACTCGAAGCGCGCATCATCGCCATCGCCGACGCTTACGACGCGATGATAACCCGCCGCAGCTACGGTCGCAAAATGAATCGCCTCGAAGCCATTCGCGAACTCGAAATCGGCAGCGGTAAACAATTCGATCCGGAGCTCGCGAAAATTTTTATTCAACTGCTGAAAAGCGGACACATGCGCAAACCCAAATCTAAATTTTCCAAAATTTAA
- the rsmA gene encoding 16S rRNA (adenine(1518)-N(6)/adenine(1519)-N(6))-dimethyltransferase RsmA codes for MKFTSSLELEEFLRQNNLRADHALGQNFLVDATVLAKILAAGELQKSDVVVEVGAGLGTLTRALAQKVQKVIALEFDNKIFPTLQKNLADLGNVELQNIDVRHFTPPTQNFKLIANIPYYLTSPILRKFFLENQPPQIAVLLVQKEVAQKICEAKKLSLLALEVRIFGEPEIVALVPPQSFLPPPKVDSAILKITLKPNPEIPRADLVDFFEIVRAGFRAPRKKIRGSFAAGFTGKKAVAEKILAQAGINLDLRPEDLPISDWQKILVASRELRD; via the coding sequence ATGAAGTTCACTTCCTCGCTCGAGCTCGAAGAATTTTTGCGCCAAAATAATTTGCGCGCCGACCACGCGCTTGGTCAGAATTTTCTTGTGGACGCCACAGTGCTCGCCAAAATTTTGGCAGCGGGCGAATTGCAAAAATCCGATGTGGTCGTCGAGGTCGGAGCGGGTCTCGGGACACTGACGCGTGCGCTCGCGCAGAAAGTTCAAAAAGTCATTGCGCTCGAATTCGACAATAAAATTTTTCCGACGCTGCAAAAAAATCTTGCCGACCTGGGAAATGTTGAGCTCCAAAATATCGATGTCCGGCACTTCACACCGCCGACTCAGAATTTCAAGCTCATCGCGAATATTCCTTATTACCTGACTTCACCGATTCTCCGTAAATTTTTTCTGGAAAATCAGCCGCCGCAGATTGCAGTTTTGCTCGTCCAAAAAGAAGTTGCGCAAAAAATTTGCGAGGCAAAAAAACTGTCGCTACTGGCGCTCGAAGTGCGAATTTTTGGTGAGCCAGAAATTGTCGCGCTGGTCCCGCCGCAGAGTTTTCTGCCACCGCCGAAAGTCGATTCGGCGATTCTGAAAATTACACTCAAACCTAATCCGGAAATTCCGCGTGCGGATCTCGTAGATTTTTTTGAAATTGTCCGCGCTGGATTTCGCGCTCCGCGCAAAAAAATTCGCGGTAGTTTCGCGGCTGGATTCACAGGCAAAAAAGCCGTTGCCGAAAAGATTCTCGCGCAGGCGGGTATTAATTTGGATTTACGCCCGGAGGATCTCCCGATTTCGGACTGGCAAAAAATCCTCGTCGCCAGCCGTGAGTTGAGAGATTGA
- the trmD gene encoding tRNA (guanosine(37)-N1)-methyltransferase TrmD, producing the protein MLRFDVISLFPESFESTLNSSILARAIKLKKIEVRLHQLRDFAKNKWRKVDDRPFGGGAGMVMACQPLFDAVKKIRGRSTKKIPIIYFTPRGQKFDQPMAEKFAEKFDRVILVCGHYEGVDQRFIDALVDFEISLGDFVLTGGELPALVFIDAVARLIPGVVGKNESTAEESFSKRLNRKKEYPHFTRPENFRGMKVPEILLTGDHGKIEKWRRKNLQ; encoded by the coding sequence ATGCTGCGCTTCGATGTCATCTCGCTGTTTCCGGAAAGTTTCGAATCGACTCTGAATTCGAGCATTCTGGCGCGTGCCATCAAATTAAAAAAAATCGAGGTGCGTCTGCACCAGCTACGCGACTTCGCGAAAAACAAATGGCGCAAAGTCGACGACCGACCCTTCGGCGGCGGCGCCGGGATGGTGATGGCGTGCCAGCCGCTCTTCGACGCGGTCAAAAAAATCCGCGGACGCTCGACCAAAAAAATTCCCATTATCTATTTCACGCCGCGCGGTCAAAAATTCGACCAGCCGATGGCGGAAAAATTTGCCGAAAAGTTCGACCGTGTGATTCTCGTTTGCGGACACTATGAAGGCGTCGATCAGCGCTTCATCGACGCGCTCGTCGATTTCGAAATTTCGCTCGGCGACTTCGTTCTGACGGGCGGTGAGCTCCCGGCACTCGTTTTCATCGACGCGGTCGCGCGGCTCATTCCCGGAGTCGTCGGCAAAAATGAAAGTACTGCCGAGGAAAGTTTCTCGAAGAGACTCAATCGTAAAAAAGAATATCCGCACTTCACGCGGCCGGAAAATTTTCGCGGCATGAAAGTTCCGGAGATTCTGCTCACGGGCGATCACGGCAAAATCGAAAAATGGCGGCGTAAAAATTTGCAATGA
- the gatB gene encoding Asp-tRNA(Asn)/Glu-tRNA(Gln) amidotransferase subunit GatB translates to MQLEAIIGLEIHAQIATKTKMFCSCDNDAFGAAPNSKVCPICCGHPGTLPAPNKKALELGVKAALALDCTIPAKSKFDRKNYFYPDLPYGYQISQFDEPISIQGKVTIRLNGAEKVIGITRLHLENDAGKLTHVGNFSLCDYNRAGTPLMEIVSEPDLRSAAEAKIYAEEIQKILQFVGSSGADLFKGEMRFDASVSLREVGTERLNPRAEIKNLNSFKALESAIDFEIGRQKKLWAAGTPPTGDSTVGWDDDLGETFLMRAKESAADYRYFPEPDIPPLVLKKDFVEKLRAELPELPLARRERFVAEFGITEDDALNLTESKNLADYFETVVKISGDAKKSAAWILSELLAKMKEASLKIEEQKITAENLGALVKKIVSGEISGKIGKEVFPEMWASGKLVDEILQDKGLEQISDSGELEKLVEQAIAANPAAIEDFRNGKDRALGALVGTVMKLSKGQANPAKVNEIILKKIGK, encoded by the coding sequence GTGCAACTTGAAGCAATTATCGGCCTCGAAATTCACGCGCAAATCGCGACAAAAACGAAGATGTTTTGCAGCTGCGACAATGACGCTTTTGGCGCAGCGCCCAATTCGAAAGTTTGTCCGATTTGCTGCGGTCATCCCGGGACACTGCCCGCACCGAATAAAAAGGCGCTTGAGCTTGGTGTGAAAGCTGCGCTCGCTCTAGATTGCACGATTCCGGCGAAATCGAAATTCGACCGCAAGAATTATTTTTATCCGGATCTGCCTTACGGTTATCAGATTTCTCAATTCGACGAGCCGATTTCAATCCAGGGCAAAGTCACGATTCGCCTGAATGGCGCGGAAAAAGTAATCGGCATCACGCGCCTGCATCTCGAAAATGACGCGGGCAAACTCACGCATGTCGGTAATTTCAGCCTGTGCGACTACAATCGCGCCGGCACGCCGCTGATGGAAATCGTCAGCGAGCCGGATTTGCGCAGCGCCGCCGAGGCGAAAATTTACGCGGAAGAGATTCAAAAAATTCTGCAATTCGTCGGCAGTTCCGGCGCCGATCTTTTCAAGGGCGAGATGCGCTTCGACGCGTCGGTCAGCCTACGCGAAGTCGGGACGGAGAGATTAAATCCGCGCGCGGAGATTAAAAATTTGAATTCTTTCAAAGCACTTGAGTCCGCGATTGATTTCGAAATCGGACGGCAGAAAAAATTGTGGGCGGCGGGCACACCACCGACCGGTGATTCGACCGTCGGCTGGGACGATGATTTGGGCGAAACATTTTTGATGCGTGCGAAAGAATCAGCCGCGGATTACCGCTATTTTCCTGAGCCGGACATTCCGCCGCTTGTTTTGAAAAAAGATTTTGTCGAAAAATTACGCGCCGAACTACCTGAGCTGCCACTCGCGCGCAGGGAAAGATTTGTCGCGGAATTCGGCATCACCGAGGACGACGCGCTGAATCTGACCGAATCGAAAAATTTGGCGGACTACTTCGAGACGGTCGTAAAAATTTCCGGCGATGCGAAAAAATCCGCAGCCTGGATCCTGAGCGAGCTGCTCGCCAAGATGAAAGAAGCCAGTTTGAAAATTGAGGAACAAAAAATCACAGCCGAAAACTTGGGCGCGCTGGTGAAAAAAATTGTGAGCGGTGAAATCAGTGGCAAAATCGGCAAAGAAGTTTTCCCCGAAATGTGGGCGAGCGGCAAATTAGTTGACGAGATTTTGCAAGACAAAGGCCTTGAGCAAATTTCAGATTCCGGTGAGCTCGAGAAATTGGTCGAGCAAGCCATCGCCGCGAATCCAGCCGCGATTGAGGATTTTCGCAATGGCAAAGACCGCGCACTCGGCGCGCTCGTCGGCACAGTGATGAAGCTCTCGAAAGGCCAAGCCAATCCCGCCAAAGTAAATGAAATTATTTTGAAAAAAATCGGCAAGTAA
- the argS gene encoding arginine--tRNA ligase, with protein MFATIQKIVSDALPAKIDFTLETPPDSQFGDLATNAALILAKQLGKNPRELATEIATKISASELVAKAEIAGPGFINIFLKDSVIWEAARKKIEPKEVSKNSPLIVVDFGGENIAKPMSVGHLRSNIIGQALCNIYKFIGWRIVGDNHLGDWGTQFGKLIVAWNKWAGDKKPEDATIQELNDLYVRFHEEAEKNPELEDEARVTFKNLEKAQLERLKVLIKISLHEAGEATEKEFLEKNPDIVLWLKFIYLSRKEFHKIHKRLEVPFPENNKQWNENNLEHYQEAGESWYLNRLSEEIEKLVREGVAKESEGALIATFEEEGWGPLLFRKSDGSTLYATRDLAAIDYRIEKFKPKKIVYAVGSDQELYFKQLFVVAKKCFGEGLKNTELVHAKFGMVRLPEGKMSTRKGRVIRLEDLLDEAEEKMKAVLAEKNCEIAGAEREKLIKDLAIGSVKFADLGHGRESDITFTWESALSFEGYAAPYLMYTHARACSISRKAGEFTLPQNIEKFSTPIERQLALKLDKFVGVVEEAAQSYHPHLIATYIYELAQDFNNFYHKSRVLNAESEELKRLRLGLVKQTAGIIKTGLGLLGIEAPEKM; from the coding sequence ATGTTTGCCACGATTCAAAAGATAGTTTCCGACGCACTTCCTGCGAAAATCGACTTCACGCTCGAGACACCGCCGGATTCGCAATTCGGCGATCTCGCGACGAATGCCGCGCTGATTCTCGCTAAACAACTCGGCAAGAACCCACGCGAGCTGGCGACTGAAATTGCTACGAAAATTTCCGCGAGCGAGCTCGTGGCGAAGGCTGAGATTGCCGGTCCAGGTTTCATCAATATATTTCTAAAGGACTCGGTAATCTGGGAAGCCGCGCGCAAAAAAATCGAACCAAAAGAAGTAAGCAAAAATTCTCCTTTGATCGTCGTGGATTTCGGTGGCGAGAATATCGCGAAGCCGATGTCGGTCGGGCACCTCCGCTCAAATATCATCGGGCAAGCTCTCTGCAATATTTACAAATTCATCGGCTGGCGCATCGTCGGCGACAATCATCTCGGCGATTGGGGCACACAGTTTGGAAAATTGATTGTGGCGTGGAATAAATGGGCGGGAGATAAGAAACCGGAAGATGCGACGATTCAAGAGCTGAATGATTTGTATGTTCGCTTTCACGAGGAGGCGGAGAAAAATCCGGAGTTAGAAGATGAGGCGAGAGTGACTTTTAAAAATCTAGAAAAAGCACAATTAGAGCGTCTTAAGGTTTTGATCAAAATATCTTTACACGAAGCAGGAGAGGCGACGGAAAAAGAATTTTTGGAAAAAAATCCCGATATAGTTTTATGGCTTAAGTTTATCTACTTAAGTCGGAAAGAGTTTCATAAAATACATAAAAGACTTGAAGTTCCGTTTCCGGAAAATAATAAACAATGGAATGAAAATAATCTTGAACATTATCAAGAGGCGGGAGAGAGCTGGTATTTGAATAGGCTTAGTGAAGAAATTGAAAAATTAGTGAGGGAAGGTGTTGCTAAGGAAAGCGAAGGCGCATTGATTGCGACTTTTGAGGAGGAAGGTTGGGGACCATTACTTTTTCGCAAGTCCGATGGTTCAACTCTTTATGCAACTCGTGATCTTGCTGCGATTGACTATCGTATCGAAAAATTCAAGCCTAAAAAAATCGTTTACGCGGTTGGTTCTGATCAAGAGCTTTATTTTAAGCAGCTTTTTGTTGTGGCAAAAAAGTGCTTTGGCGAAGGCTTAAAAAATACTGAGCTTGTCCACGCGAAGTTCGGAATGGTGCGGTTGCCAGAGGGAAAAATGAGCACGCGAAAAGGGCGCGTGATTAGATTGGAAGATTTACTCGATGAGGCGGAAGAAAAGATGAAGGCTGTGCTGGCGGAGAAGAATTGCGAGATTGCGGGTGCGGAGCGTGAAAAGCTGATCAAAGATTTGGCGATTGGGTCGGTCAAATTCGCTGACCTCGGTCACGGTCGCGAGTCCGATATCACTTTCACTTGGGAATCCGCTCTTTCTTTCGAGGGTTACGCTGCGCCGTATCTCATGTACACCCATGCTCGCGCTTGCTCCATTTCCCGCAAAGCCGGCGAATTTACTCTGCCGCAAAACATTGAAAAATTCTCCACTCCGATTGAGAGACAGCTCGCCTTGAAATTAGACAAATTCGTAGGAGTCGTCGAGGAAGCTGCGCAGAGCTATCACCCCCATCTTATTGCGACTTACATTTACGAGCTGGCGCAAGATTTCAATAACTTTTATCACAAATCTCGCGTGCTGAACGCTGAGAGTGAAGAGCTTAAACGACTGCGTCTTGGTCTAGTGAAGCAAACAGCGGGAATCATAAAAACAGGACTTGGGCTGCTCGGTATTGAGGCACCCGAAAAAATGTAA
- the lysX gene encoding lysine biosynthesis protein LysX, whose product MKLGIFYSHPRIEEKALFAAAENDPEIELVKIRDNEVALDLHENPAILDCDVVLLRSVSHTKNFYIAKFLGARGVKVVNDFRTIEICGDKFLTSIELARNGVPTPRTKVCFDEEQALATIEAWGYPVVLKPVVGSWGRMLSKINDRDAAETVLEHKTVLGGITHSQIFYIQEFIEKKNGSDIRAVVIGDEIVAAMRRKSEHWITNTARGAAVERFEITADFEKLVKSAAAAVANKPALLGVDLVETKSGLQVVEVNSGVEFHGLMEAAGDVDIPGKIIEFCKKAAV is encoded by the coding sequence ATGAAACTAGGAATTTTTTACTCCCATCCGCGCATCGAAGAAAAAGCGCTTTTTGCTGCGGCGGAAAATGATCCGGAGATCGAGCTGGTGAAAATTCGCGACAACGAAGTCGCACTCGACCTCCACGAAAATCCGGCGATTCTCGACTGCGATGTCGTGCTGCTCCGCAGCGTCTCGCACACGAAGAATTTTTACATTGCGAAATTTTTAGGCGCGCGCGGCGTAAAAGTCGTCAACGATTTCCGGACAATTGAGATTTGCGGCGATAAATTTTTGACTTCGATTGAGCTCGCGCGCAACGGCGTACCGACTCCACGCACGAAAGTTTGCTTCGACGAGGAGCAAGCACTCGCGACGATTGAAGCCTGGGGTTACCCTGTCGTGCTGAAGCCGGTCGTCGGCAGCTGGGGTCGCATGCTGAGCAAAATCAATGACCGCGATGCCGCGGAGACTGTCCTCGAACACAAAACTGTCTTGGGTGGAATCACCCACTCGCAGATTTTTTACATTCAGGAATTCATCGAGAAAAAAAATGGCAGCGATATCCGTGCGGTCGTGATTGGCGATGAAATCGTCGCAGCGATGCGCCGCAAATCCGAGCACTGGATTACGAATACCGCCCGCGGCGCAGCCGTCGAACGCTTCGAGATTACTGCCGATTTCGAGAAGCTGGTGAAATCCGCCGCCGCAGCCGTCGCAAACAAGCCGGCACTCCTCGGTGTCGATCTCGTCGAGACGAAGTCCGGGCTGCAGGTCGTCGAAGTAAATTCCGGTGTCGAATTCCACGGACTGATGGAGGCCGCGGGCGATGTCGACATTCCCGGAAAAATTATCGAATTCTGCAAAAAAGCAGCGGTTTGA